The stretch of DNA TTACGTGTAATTGTGTCATAAATTCCTAATTTAATTCCATTTTGGGAAGTAATTTAGTTCTTGggctgtatttatcattacccttTATAATATAACGGTTGCACACAATAATAAATGTCGTCTTAAATAATAAATGTCGTCTTAAAGCGTACATAAATTTGATTATGAAATTGGGCAATGGGGTAAAACTAATTAAGTAGCTCTGCCAAGACATAATAATATAGGATCCCACCTACACAACCTACAATTAATTCATTAATGTGAATCCAAATCATGCCTCGTCCTTACCCAATCAATTTACATATGCCATGTGAATCTTTGTTGTAGTCTCTTTTTTACGAATGTTGACAATTTTAGCAGAATATATGTTTAATGCATTCTTACCCATGGAATAGAATTTTCTGAAGGAATGATAGTTTTGATGAGCTCTATGATCGAATGGATAGTTATGAATTGAATAAATGTCATGATGGTTAGACCAGtgaaaattaagaaaaaaaaatataaataagatcGTTGTATAATGTATAACAGCCTAATAAAATGTTATAAACTCAATTTGGTGATGCTAGTAGTAACTTTGTTATACGTATTATACAATGGACTTACACTGGATTATTAAAGCCTTTTTTTTTCGGCTGAAACGAgcaaaattaaattaattaaatagacTTGAGCTgaattaaactaaattgaatAGAGATGAGTTGGAGTGAATAGAgttgaagtaagagttaattttgTAAACAGATGAGCTTAATAGAACTTACCGAAATAACGCTAATAAAATAAGCTGAAATTTAGCCAGAAAAAACTGGGTCTAACTGACCTAAGCTAACGAAATAAACGATTTTGGTGCAAAttcaagatcatctttataaCTGTCCACCAACTCTATCTTATGGACGGTTACAAAGATGAAAGATCAGcttaagattgagtaaatctacAAGGACTTGACCTAGATTGGAGAATATATATCGTACTTTTATAAATTGTGGATACTGGTCTAGCAGAACGCGACAAAAGGGTTATCAACGCTTCCTCGCAACATAAAATAATGTTACAATGTGAAAAATTTATTGTCTTTTTTAGTCTATGATTGATGCTTTTATCTATCTATTAAAGCTAGCCATAAAAACAAATATATCCATCTATTTAAGAGGCAACGGGTACTTTACACCTAATTTTAGGGTCTCTAATAAGCCGGTCCAACAAACTGCAATAACATAAATTATACGAGTAAAAAAAACAACTATTAATAACAATTTAATTTCACAATTAATGCTACTTCatacattattattatatataaacGGAATAATATATGACagctaatttttataatttatgtATGGTAGAATTccatattcttaaattaattcaCTTTACAAAGAATTGTATATGCAAAGTGTAAACTCCGTAATTCCGTATATATAAGACAAGATAAATCACAAGAGTCGAACCCAAACCCCGGGACTAGGAACATCTCGATGCACAACGAACAACATATAAAACCCGGGTGGGGCGAGGTTTCTGGATCCGGGTGTGGTCACATTGACTTGAAATTGGCCCGGGCCTACGGGCGTTATGATCTTTGTACGGGTTAAAACAAGCAACCTTTGACTCATTGAAAAAGAATGAGTATTAAAAGCCGGCCTAATCATGGTAATTTTGATCGTATCCAGTTTAATTTTCATAGAAATTGAGAAATTTACCGTGACATTTTTACCATAGGTGATATTGGTATATTGAGTTGGGACCGTAACAGTCGGGCGAATGCCCGACTTTCTTGAACTCAAGTACGGTGGTAAATATGCCTCCAGGCTAAGCTCAGTAGGAAATAACACGTTAGTAAAATTGTAGTACTCATGAGGGTTACTTCCACCTACTAATATTCTCCCGTCTCGTAGTAAAACCGCGCTAGAATGGTACATCCTCGGGATTATAGACGCCGCCATGACATGAAACCTTGACCCTACGGGCTCGTGCGGATCGTAAACCACCGGGGTCAAAACCGGATCACGACCGTATTCCCATCCAGCACAACCCGATCCAGCTCcgttaattattattacttttccgTTCGGAAGAAGTATCATATCACCCATGGTACGGCGCATAGGCATTTTTTCCATGACCCAAACCGGATTCGGGTCGTTAATTCGAATCCGTGCACACGTGTCAAGAGCCGGTATAAATTGCTTTTTTTTCGCCGACCAATAAGAATTATTTGGTGTACCTCCACATACTAAAACTTGTGCATCAACTTTCACCCCTAGCTCCAAATTAACCAATGGTAGGAGAACTGCGGACCCAGTACTAGGGTAATTCCGCGGTTCTCCTCCTGGTATACTTGGGTAACTCCGAACAACTTTATTTGCATTATAATCAAGCAAAATCGCTCGATTAttagcaaaaataaataaattcccGTCAACATTAAGAAAAACAAAAGGGTACAAATTATTTTCCACGCCTTGATCATATGTTTCAGCTAAAAATGGCAATTTAAAAATATTTGTTGTCGGAAAAAATTCGTAATTAAATTGGTCTCTACcaccaataataataattttaccGTTAGGTAAAATATGATTTGAAGCGTACCATCTACGTTGAAACAATTTATCCGAAAGTTCTTCCCAATCACACGTAGGACACGGAGTAAAAGTCCGAAAAACGCGTTCTCCGGCTTGCCAACCGCCGCTTTGTAGGAGGCAACCGTCGATTAGGGTAGTCCCGGACGAGCACCACGTATCGGAAATAATGTTTAAGGGTCGGTACGTGTTTGATAAAACATTGTACTCGACTGAGTGAGCCGTACAATCGGTTTTATCGTATCTAATTGGACATTGACTTGACCCAAGGGTTAAATTAGACGGACCGAAATCGGTCCGATCATACATTATAACACGATCATTGTGTAGGAGTTGCATGTGCATGGCAGAAATGCCTATTGTTTTTTGTAGTAGTTGCCATTGTCCGGTTTTTACACCTTTTGCTATTGTATTTTGAGAAAGGATTAATATATTGAATAAAAATAGGTGTAAAATGTGAAACATAATTATATAGTAAAAATTATgggaaatttttgaatttttgagtttt from Silene latifolia isolate original U9 population chromosome 10, ASM4854445v1, whole genome shotgun sequence encodes:
- the LOC141604768 gene encoding aldehyde oxidase GLOX-like — its product is MFHILHLFLFNILILSQNTIAKGVKTGQWQLLQKTIGISAMHMQLLHNDRVIMYDRTDFGPSNLTLGSSQCPIRYDKTDCTAHSVEYNVLSNTYRPLNIISDTWCSSGTTLIDGCLLQSGGWQAGERVFRTFTPCPTCDWEELSDKLFQRRWYASNHILPNGKIIIIGGRDQFNYEFFPTTNIFKLPFLAETYDQGVENNLYPFVFLNVDGNLFIFANNRAILLDYNANKVVRSYPSIPGGEPRNYPSTGSAVLLPLVNLELGVKVDAQVLVCGGTPNNSYWSAKKKQFIPALDTCARIRINDPNPVWVMEKMPMRRTMGDMILLPNGKVIIINGAGSGCAGWEYGRDPVLTPVVYDPHEPVGSRFHVMAASIIPRMYHSSAVLLRDGRILVGGSNPHEYYNFTNVLFPTELSLEAYLPPYLSSRKSGIRPTVTVPTQYTNITYGKNVTVNFSISMKIKLDTIKITMIRPAFNTHSFSMSQRLLVLTRTKIITPVGPGQFQVNVTTPGSRNLAPPGFYMLFVVHRDVPSPGVWVRLL